In the Ricinus communis isolate WT05 ecotype wild-type chromosome 3, ASM1957865v1, whole genome shotgun sequence genome, gCTATAACTAATTTATTGATGAGTAGTAATTTTGTCATTGCATCAACAATCAATAGTTAAGTTAAAAGCTAAATTAATTCCttcattcaaaaaatattttaattgatttattttttatttaattttatattctctatttttattttaagaatttaaatttatcaatctaTACGGATGCGATCATGCTCGCCCCTgtatataaattcattttgagttttttattgaattcGACATCTTCAATTCTTGAACTTATGTCCGGATATATCAGCAACTTTCCCAAATAGGAACCCACGTCATCAATTTGAaggttaaaaagaaaaaaggagagaaagaaGACGATCTTTTGCTTGCTTCTCACGCATTCTAATTTCGATCGAACCTTCCAGATAAGCAGACAGTAACAATTTTAAAACTCCGGGAGGAAGAACTTTCGAGATACTAGTTTTCCTATAAATGCCAACACCCTTAGCCTTCTTTTTCGTTACATAACCTGTTATTGAGTGTAATTTACATCCAAGGTTTGCTCTTTAATTCCACTTCACAAACAATGCCAAGCAGATCTACAGGTGTAATTTCACAGGACTGGGATCCTGTAGTGCTACGCAAGTCCAAAACCAAAGCCCAAGACCTACGTGACCCCAAGGCTGTGAACCAGGCTCTCCGATCAGGTGCACCGGTCCAAAccatcaaaaaatttgatggaGGCGCTAACAAGAAAGCAGCAGCAGGGCCGGTTGTGAACGCGAAGAAGCTGGACGAAGGGACTGAGCCTGCGGCTCTGGACAGGGTGGCCCCGGAAGTAAGGCAAGCTATACAGAAAGCGCGGCTCGAAAAGAAGATGAGTCAAGCTGAGCTTGCTAAGTTGATCAATGAACAGCCTAAGGTGGTTCAGGAGTATGAAAATGGGAAAGCGGTTCCTAATAAGGCTATTCTAGCCAAGATGGAGAAAGTTCTCGGTGTTAAATTAAGGGGAAAGATTGGCAAGTAACTAATTTAAGTACCGTTATGTGAATTTTTgaacatatatatgtaatatattttgtttcttgtGGTTGTAAGCTGgctctgttttctttttctttctctttttgagAAGAATttgtcttttcctttcttgtttcttgaattaaagaattagATGGTAGTTATGGAATCTACTTCATTACTAAAATCTAagttttcttgaattttgagTCGTGATTCTTTGAATTCCTGGAATCCAAAATTCCTAAAATTTTGAACATACATGCAATTGTTATGGCGTAGTCTGTAAATTGAGACCGAAGCAAAagatagattttattatagatCTGAGGAAGACGTTCCTTTATTCTTCAAATCTAGGAGACATGCTGGTTGATCATAGCCAAGGAGAGTTATAAATGGGTGTCACAACAGATTTTACTTGGAGATACTTGTGGAGGGCTTCCAGTCCAAAATCTCTTCCAAATCCACTTGTCTTATATCCTCCATAAGGGCAATCCTGATCGAACGCAAAATAACAGTTGACCCAAATGACGCCTGCACGGATTGATCTTGCTACTGTATTAGCTATATTCAAGTCCTTTGTCACTATTCCCGCTGCTAAACCATATCTTGTATCGTTAGCTCTCTTAATTGCCTCTTCTATAGTCCTATAATaatacacaaaacaataagttTCTAGTGAAATTCTTAGGTAAAATTCAACTGACAATTAATGAATAAAGCCAAGCGCCACCATATAATTAACTTATTCTACACCTAAGAATTTCTGAAGTTTCTGTTAACCATGCCTCAAAGTCGTTGAGAATATTAGTACTGAGAAATCAGAATCTATTGCTGacactattttaaaaaacaagaTTTTTTTGCGTTCTTACTTGAACTTCATCAGTGACATGACTGGTCCAAAAATTTCATCCTTTACAATCAACATGTCCTCCTGAAGAAGTTTTAAAGAAACTAGTTACTCAAACAAAATTAGCTAACATATAATTCCTGAGTATTTATGCGTGGAAAATGTACCTGAAGATCGGCAAAAATGGTGGGCTCGATGTAATATCCCTTCTCGAACAAAGACTTACCGCCTGTTAACAGTGTTGCCCCTTCTCCTTTGGCATGCTCAATGTAAGAAAGAATCTTCTCGTACTGCTGCTTATCAACCTGACGTCAATGCAAATGTATAATACTCACATCAAACAACCGTCGAAATGGAGAAATTTATGtatcctaaattttttttggtgTTACTGATAACATTCAGCACCACATTACCTGAGGTCCTTGATGAACTTTAGGATCGAAAGGATCACCAACTACCCAAGCTTTTGCCTTCTCGACCAACTTCTTAACGATTTCGTCATAAATTCCCTCCTGAACATAAACACGCGAACTTGCCACACAGACCTCTCCCTGAAGAAAGGAAGGAAATGTCGCTGCAGCTGTTAGTGTCAGACCATAAAATAGATTGCAGGGAAGaggtaatttaaaaaaagaaattaacatcGTTTTACCTTGTTATACAAAATGCCAAAGAGAGCAAGATCAGAAGCTGTATTAATATCAGCATCATCAAAAATTAGGAGAGGT is a window encoding:
- the LOC8284822 gene encoding multiprotein-bridging factor 1c, which gives rise to MPSRSTGVISQDWDPVVLRKSKTKAQDLRDPKAVNQALRSGAPVQTIKKFDGGANKKAAAGPVVNAKKLDEGTEPAALDRVAPEVRQAIQKARLEKKMSQAELAKLINEQPKVVQEYENGKAVPNKAILAKMEKVLGVKLRGKIGK
- the LOC8284821 gene encoding aldehyde dehydrogenase family 2 member C4 isoform X2 — its product is MENLLIPFQARARIMMRFADLIDENKEELAALDTIDAGKLFSGGKTVDIPSAANTLRYYAGAADKIHGEVLKMSRALQGYTLREPIGVVGHIIPWNFPSLMFFMKVAPALAAGCTTIVKPAEQTPLSALFYAHLAKLAGLPDGVLNVVTGYGPTAGAAIASHMDIDMVSFTGSTEVGRKVMQAAATSNLKQVSLELGGKSPLLIFDDADINTASDLALFGILYNKGEVCVASSRVYVQEGIYDEIVKKLVEKAKAWVVGDPFDPKVHQGPQVDKQQYEKILSYIEHAKGEGATLLTGGKSLFEKGYYIEPTIFADLQEDMLIVKDEIFGPVMSLMKFKTIEEAIKRANDTRYGLAAGIVTKDLNIANTVARSIRAGVIWVNCYFAFDQDCPYGGYKTSGFGRDFGLEALHKYLQVKSVVTPIYNSPWL